The following coding sequences are from one Verrucosispora sp. WMMD573 window:
- a CDS encoding sugar O-acetyltransferase, with amino-acid sequence MTSMKERMLAGEPYLADDPELIADHLRARRLMERINNSGVDDQEARQAALHELLGELGEETGIRPPFYCDYGYQIRIGPRSFVNYHAVFLDVAPITIGADVQIGPNVQLLTPTHPVEPEPRRAKWEAARPITIGDNTWLGGGAIVLAGVTVGDNTVIGAGAVVTRDLPANVVAVGNPARPVRQLN; translated from the coding sequence ATGACGTCCATGAAGGAGCGCATGCTCGCCGGTGAGCCCTACCTTGCCGACGACCCGGAACTGATCGCCGATCACCTCCGCGCCCGGCGCCTGATGGAACGGATCAACAACAGCGGCGTCGACGACCAGGAGGCGCGTCAGGCGGCGCTGCACGAACTGCTCGGCGAGCTCGGCGAGGAGACCGGCATCCGGCCGCCCTTCTACTGCGACTACGGCTACCAGATCCGGATCGGGCCCCGCAGCTTCGTCAACTACCACGCGGTCTTTCTCGACGTCGCACCGATCACCATCGGCGCCGACGTCCAGATCGGCCCGAACGTGCAACTGCTCACCCCCACCCACCCGGTGGAGCCGGAGCCACGCCGGGCGAAGTGGGAAGCGGCCCGACCCATCACCATCGGCGACAACACCTGGCTCGGCGGCGGAGCGATCGTCCTCGCCGGAGTCACCGTCGGTGACAACACCGTGATCGGGGCGGGCGCCGTGGTGACCCGCGACCTGCCCGCCAACGTCGTCGCGGTGGGTAACCCGGCTCGCCCGGTACGCCAGCTCAACTGA
- a CDS encoding S8 family serine peptidase, with amino-acid sequence MRRRSRLTTTGLVLGLVLGVPAAVTAAPATPTVAPLTPVPSGRPDAGRGPATVTLITGDQVTVTATGASVRPAEGRDGVRFVTRRERDHLWVMPQDALPLIRDGRVDRRLFDVAGLIAAGYDDAHRDELPLLMTYGSTARRAGAPEGVTVTRDLAAIGGVAATADKQRVGQLWATLAGASGARIDAAGGVERIWLDGRRQLTLEHSVPQIGAPAAHQAGFTGQGVRVAVLDSGVDAAHPDLTGRVAESRNFSEDANPGDIVGHGTHVASIIAGSGAASGGRNRGVAPDATLLSGKVCEEYGCAESAILAGMQWAAAEAEADVVNISLGGADTPEVDPLEEAVNTLTEQTGALFVISAGNAGGTGTVGSPASADAALAVGAVDREDQLADFSSRGPRVGDDALKPDITAPGVDIVAARGQGTQLGEPVGEQYVSLSGTSMSAPHVAGAAALLAQQHTGATAQWLKATLMASARPHPELTAYQQGAGRVDVARAITQSVVSEPASVSFGRTLWPHDDDEPIQREVTWRNTGTAPLTLDLSIEATGPDGKPVPAGVFTLGAQQVQVPAGGTASATLTVDTSVDSPDGHYTGRVVARAGDLVAVTPLAVHKEVESYTLTLRHLSREGDVPDDYASFLLGLDDFTDIFVSDPDGTAEVRVPKGRYGLASFLFDEASEELVLMAQPELVVESDAEVVVDARTAKPVRMTVPDRSATPALVAVDANFLFDDGSAAFGAVADDFGGLFTGQVGGRTAADHFFTVFSSQFVDLEAASSPYLYALAEMVPGRMPAGLTRHYRDSDLATVKQTFRDGYPGTLAERMSFAVFEPDLGGWAIGLPVAVPGHRVEYYNTRQVRWSTELWFGTRSDDAPWLEPVAVLFSEPTAYRGGRSYREVWNGAPHGPSFPVPRWPDEGLTRQGDLITLSVPLHSDAAGHLGSSLTEASRTALYRNGKLVDETTDPGWGQFEVPAAPARYRLETSAKRTVTDLSTEVATAWTFRSRHVRGDDPLRLPASAIRFAPRLDERNGAPAGRSFVIPVAVQRQPGAPTAKTASLTVDVSYDGGKRWQRAKLRKVGSGWQATVQHPRGTGHVSLRATARDTDGNTVTQRIIQAYRLR; translated from the coding sequence TTGCGACGAAGGAGCAGACTGACCACCACCGGGCTCGTACTGGGTCTGGTGCTCGGCGTACCGGCGGCGGTCACGGCCGCACCGGCGACGCCGACCGTGGCCCCGCTGACCCCTGTCCCGAGCGGCCGACCCGACGCCGGCCGGGGACCCGCCACCGTCACCCTGATCACCGGCGACCAGGTCACGGTCACCGCGACCGGGGCGAGCGTACGCCCGGCTGAGGGGCGCGATGGCGTCCGTTTCGTCACCCGCCGGGAGCGGGACCACCTCTGGGTGATGCCGCAGGATGCCCTGCCGTTGATCCGCGACGGGCGGGTCGACCGCCGGCTCTTCGACGTGGCCGGGCTGATCGCCGCCGGCTATGACGACGCGCACCGCGACGAACTGCCCCTGCTCATGACCTACGGGTCGACCGCCCGACGGGCCGGCGCGCCCGAAGGAGTGACCGTGACCCGCGACCTGGCGGCCATCGGCGGCGTCGCGGCCACCGCGGACAAGCAACGCGTGGGCCAGCTGTGGGCCACGCTCGCCGGTGCCAGCGGCGCCCGGATCGACGCGGCGGGGGGTGTCGAGCGGATCTGGCTCGACGGTCGGCGGCAGCTGACGCTGGAACACAGCGTGCCGCAGATCGGGGCGCCCGCCGCCCACCAGGCCGGCTTCACCGGCCAGGGGGTACGCGTCGCGGTGCTGGACAGCGGCGTCGACGCCGCGCATCCGGACCTCACCGGCCGGGTCGCCGAGTCGAGGAACTTCAGCGAGGATGCCAACCCGGGCGACATCGTGGGGCACGGCACCCACGTCGCCTCGATCATCGCGGGCAGCGGCGCCGCCTCGGGCGGCCGGAACCGGGGCGTGGCACCCGACGCGACCCTGCTCTCCGGCAAGGTCTGCGAGGAGTACGGGTGTGCCGAGTCGGCCATTCTGGCCGGCATGCAGTGGGCTGCCGCCGAGGCCGAGGCCGACGTGGTCAACATCAGCCTCGGCGGGGCGGACACCCCGGAGGTGGACCCGCTGGAGGAGGCGGTGAACACGCTCACCGAGCAGACGGGTGCCCTCTTCGTGATCTCCGCCGGCAACGCCGGAGGGACCGGCACGGTCGGCTCACCGGCCAGCGCCGACGCCGCGCTCGCGGTAGGTGCGGTCGACCGCGAGGACCAGCTCGCCGACTTCTCCAGCCGGGGCCCACGGGTCGGCGACGACGCCCTCAAGCCGGACATCACCGCGCCGGGAGTGGACATCGTGGCCGCCCGAGGGCAGGGCACCCAGCTCGGTGAGCCGGTCGGCGAGCAGTACGTCTCGCTCTCCGGCACGTCGATGTCGGCACCACACGTCGCCGGTGCGGCGGCGCTGCTCGCCCAGCAGCACACCGGCGCGACGGCGCAGTGGCTCAAGGCCACCCTGATGGCCTCGGCCCGACCGCATCCGGAACTGACCGCGTACCAGCAGGGCGCTGGCCGGGTCGACGTGGCGCGTGCCATCACCCAGTCGGTGGTCAGCGAGCCGGCGAGCGTCTCGTTCGGCCGGACGCTGTGGCCGCACGACGACGACGAACCGATCCAGCGCGAGGTGACCTGGCGCAACACCGGAACCGCGCCGCTCACCCTGGACCTCAGCATCGAGGCCACCGGACCGGACGGGAAGCCCGTGCCGGCCGGCGTGTTCACGCTCGGTGCCCAGCAGGTCCAGGTGCCGGCCGGTGGCACCGCGTCCGCCACGCTCACGGTCGACACCAGCGTCGACAGCCCGGACGGCCACTACACCGGCCGGGTGGTCGCCCGCGCCGGTGACCTGGTGGCGGTCACCCCGCTGGCCGTGCACAAGGAGGTGGAGAGCTACACGCTGACCCTGCGTCACCTGAGCCGCGAGGGTGACGTGCCGGACGACTACGCGAGCTTCCTGCTCGGGTTGGACGACTTCACCGACATCTTCGTGTCCGACCCGGACGGCACCGCCGAGGTGCGGGTGCCGAAGGGACGGTACGGGTTGGCCAGCTTCCTGTTCGACGAGGCCAGCGAGGAACTGGTGCTGATGGCCCAGCCGGAGCTGGTGGTGGAGTCGGACGCCGAGGTCGTGGTGGACGCGCGCACGGCGAAGCCGGTGCGGATGACCGTGCCGGACCGCTCGGCGACGCCGGCACTTGTCGCCGTCGACGCGAACTTCCTGTTCGACGACGGATCGGCCGCGTTCGGCGCGGTCGCCGACGACTTCGGCGGGCTGTTCACCGGCCAGGTCGGCGGGCGGACTGCGGCAGACCACTTCTTCACCGTGTTCAGCAGCCAGTTCGTCGACCTGGAGGCGGCCAGCAGCCCGTACCTCTACGCCCTTGCCGAGATGGTGCCGGGCCGGATGCCTGCCGGGTTGACCCGCCACTACCGTGACAGTGACCTGGCCACCGTCAAGCAGACGTTCCGGGACGGCTATCCCGGCACGCTCGCCGAGCGGATGTCCTTCGCCGTGTTCGAGCCAGACCTGGGCGGCTGGGCGATCGGGCTACCGGTGGCGGTGCCGGGCCACCGGGTCGAGTACTACAACACCAGGCAGGTGCGCTGGAGCACCGAGCTGTGGTTCGGCACACGCAGCGATGACGCGCCCTGGCTCGAACCGGTCGCCGTGCTCTTCTCGGAACCCACGGCCTACCGGGGCGGACGCAGCTACCGGGAGGTCTGGAACGGCGCACCCCACGGGCCGTCGTTCCCGGTGCCGCGCTGGCCGGACGAGGGCCTGACCCGGCAGGGCGACCTGATCACCCTGTCCGTGCCGCTGCACAGCGACGCGGCCGGACATCTGGGTAGTTCACTGACGGAAGCCTCGCGTACCGCCCTTTACCGCAACGGCAAGCTGGTCGACGAGACCACGGACCCGGGCTGGGGTCAGTTCGAGGTGCCGGCCGCCCCCGCCAGGTACCGGCTGGAGACCTCCGCGAAGCGCACCGTCACCGATCTGAGCACCGAGGTCGCCACCGCCTGGACCTTCCGGTCCCGGCACGTACGCGGCGACGACCCGCTCCGGCTGCCCGCTTCGGCGATCCGCTTCGCGCCGCGACTGGACGAGCGGAACGGGGCTCCGGCGGGCCGGTCCTTCGTGATTCCGGTCGCGGTGCAGCGCCAACCCGGCGCACCGACGGCGAAGACGGCGTCGTTGACCGTCGACGTCTCCTACGACGGTGGTAAGCGCTGGCAGCGCGCCAAGCTACGCAAGGTCGGTAGCGGCTGGCAGGCCACCGTGCAGCACCCACGCGGCACCGGGCACGTGTCGCTGCGGGCCACCGCCCGCGACACCGACGGCAACACCGTCACCCAGCGGATCATCCAGGCGTACCGCCTGCGGTGA
- a CDS encoding prephenate dehydrogenase/arogenate dehydrogenase family protein: MVLRADARLRAAVVGTGLIGGSVLLRLHAAGVDVTGWDPDERTRRQARRAGVPMAERLADAVVGRDVVFLGGPLPTLPATLVEVATATAEDCLLTDVGSTKAELAAFAAEQGLTSRFVPGHPMAGTDRAGLSAALPELFTGAAWVLCPAPDGLAAFRRLVTLITDVFTARVVPMAADRHDAVVALASHVPHLLAGALAGAAHRSPLREAVLALAAGSFRDGTRVAGTPAARTGNMLRGNRDQVLAALAQVTAFLDELTGALRNDDADALTACYVEAGAARAELAGRPDDEQVMAFPPGTEPAEVAWLYDIGAAGGHLSGCQVGAGTVSYVAHLPRT, encoded by the coding sequence ATGGTGCTCAGGGCTGACGCACGGCTGCGGGCAGCGGTGGTCGGCACCGGCCTGATCGGTGGTTCGGTGCTGCTCCGGCTGCACGCCGCCGGTGTGGACGTGACCGGCTGGGATCCGGACGAGCGGACCCGTCGACAGGCCCGACGGGCCGGCGTACCGATGGCGGAGCGGCTGGCCGACGCGGTGGTCGGCCGGGACGTGGTGTTCCTCGGCGGGCCGCTGCCGACGCTGCCCGCGACCCTGGTCGAGGTGGCCACCGCCACCGCCGAGGACTGCCTGCTCACCGACGTGGGCAGCACCAAGGCCGAGCTGGCGGCGTTCGCCGCGGAGCAGGGACTGACCAGCCGGTTCGTGCCCGGACACCCGATGGCGGGCACCGACCGGGCGGGGCTCTCGGCGGCGCTGCCGGAGCTGTTCACCGGCGCCGCCTGGGTGCTCTGCCCCGCCCCCGACGGACTGGCCGCGTTCCGCCGCCTCGTCACCCTGATCACCGACGTCTTCACCGCCCGGGTGGTGCCGATGGCAGCGGATCGGCACGACGCCGTGGTGGCGCTCGCCTCGCACGTGCCGCACCTGCTCGCCGGGGCGTTGGCAGGTGCGGCGCACCGGTCGCCGTTGCGGGAGGCGGTCCTGGCGCTGGCGGCCGGAAGCTTCCGGGACGGCACCCGGGTCGCCGGCACCCCGGCGGCACGCACCGGAAACATGCTGCGTGGCAACCGCGACCAGGTGCTGGCCGCGCTGGCCCAGGTCACCGCGTTCCTCGACGAGTTGACCGGTGCGTTGCGCAACGATGACGCCGACGCGCTGACCGCCTGTTACGTCGAGGCGGGTGCCGCCCGCGCCGAGCTGGCCGGCCGCCCGGACGACGAGCAGGTCATGGCGTTTCCGCCGGGCACGGAACCAGCCGAAGTCGCCTGGCTGTACGACATCGGGGCGGCCGGTGGCCACCTCAGCGGGTGTCAGGTCGGTGCCGGCACCGTCTCCTATGTCGCCCACCTTCCACGGACCTGA
- a CDS encoding GNAT family N-acetyltransferase — protein MLREQDLGHRIVVRRRVGVRGGRPVYSDALGELVELTETHLTLTTRQGRLRVPIAEVHRAKRVPAARRPTAAAMVELELAADEAWPAPVRARLGDWLLRNADGWTGRANSALPVGDPDRPLPDAVDAVERWYAGHGRPAMVNTPLPLAAPVGSELDRRGWGSRPPVLVQTVPLATLSAATPPDAGSAAPDIPDDPRGRDGSAGPVVELAATPSADWLAVAAGRKGGLPDAARHVLTAVDQIRFGHAYLDGALVGIGRGTVTGQGRWLGLCLIEVLPAARRQGLAGRLIRALADWAADTGATDAFLQVEQSNTGAVALYHKLGFSTHHTYLTRVAPQ, from the coding sequence GTGCTCCGAGAGCAAGACTTGGGACACCGAATCGTGGTTCGGCGTCGCGTCGGCGTACGCGGTGGTCGGCCGGTGTACTCCGATGCCCTCGGTGAACTGGTCGAACTGACCGAGACACATCTCACGCTTACCACCCGGCAGGGGCGGTTGCGGGTGCCGATTGCCGAGGTACACCGGGCCAAGCGGGTCCCGGCGGCCCGCCGGCCGACGGCCGCCGCCATGGTCGAGCTGGAACTCGCCGCCGACGAGGCGTGGCCGGCCCCCGTCCGGGCCCGGCTCGGTGACTGGCTGCTGCGGAACGCCGACGGCTGGACCGGCCGGGCCAACTCGGCGCTGCCGGTGGGCGACCCGGACCGTCCGCTGCCGGACGCCGTCGACGCGGTCGAACGCTGGTACGCCGGGCACGGCCGGCCGGCCATGGTCAACACGCCGCTGCCGCTGGCCGCGCCGGTCGGCAGCGAACTCGACCGGAGAGGCTGGGGCAGCCGGCCACCGGTGCTCGTGCAGACGGTCCCTCTCGCCACCCTCAGCGCGGCGACACCGCCCGACGCGGGCTCGGCAGCCCCCGACATCCCCGACGACCCGCGCGGCCGGGACGGCTCGGCCGGCCCGGTGGTCGAGTTGGCCGCGACGCCGTCAGCGGACTGGCTGGCCGTGGCCGCCGGCCGCAAGGGCGGGCTGCCGGACGCCGCCCGGCACGTGCTCACCGCCGTGGACCAGATCCGCTTCGGCCACGCGTACCTCGACGGCGCGCTCGTCGGCATCGGCCGGGGCACGGTCACCGGCCAGGGGCGCTGGCTCGGGTTGTGCCTGATCGAGGTGCTGCCCGCCGCACGCCGGCAGGGACTGGCCGGCCGGCTGATCCGAGCACTCGCCGACTGGGCCGCCGACACCGGTGCGACCGACGCGTTCCTCCAGGTCGAGCAGAGCAACACCGGCGCGGTCGCGCTCTACCACAAGCTGGGCTTCAGCACCCACCACACCTACCTGACCCGCGTCGCGCCGCAGTGA
- a CDS encoding SIMPL domain-containing protein, protein MVDGPVVTVRGEAYREVAPELARFTVTALARDREREPTLTRLAERAAAIRVLLDSYGPTIDRRETGELRVRPETRRSGERVVAWHGSVVTTVTVSDFTALGELMLRLADQDQVEVAGPWWSLRPDSPAYRQARHTAISDALQRAREYAEALGAQVTDLVELSDEGGTAQPMMARMAFDAGGVEAGGTPELELDPQQQGVHAAVRARFTISRPVLS, encoded by the coding sequence ATGGTGGACGGACCAGTCGTGACCGTACGCGGCGAGGCGTACCGCGAGGTCGCGCCGGAACTCGCCCGGTTCACCGTGACCGCGCTGGCCCGGGACCGGGAGCGGGAGCCGACGTTGACCCGGCTGGCCGAGCGGGCCGCGGCGATCCGGGTCCTGCTCGACTCGTACGGCCCGACGATCGACCGGCGTGAGACCGGCGAGCTGCGGGTGCGCCCCGAGACCCGCCGCTCGGGAGAGCGGGTCGTGGCCTGGCACGGCTCGGTGGTCACCACCGTGACGGTCAGCGACTTCACCGCCCTCGGCGAATTGATGTTGCGCCTGGCCGACCAGGATCAGGTCGAGGTGGCGGGCCCGTGGTGGTCGCTGCGTCCCGACAGCCCGGCCTACCGGCAGGCCCGGCACACCGCGATCAGCGACGCGTTGCAGCGGGCCCGCGAGTACGCCGAGGCGCTCGGCGCCCAGGTCACCGACCTGGTCGAGTTGTCCGACGAGGGCGGCACCGCCCAACCGATGATGGCTCGGATGGCCTTCGACGCCGGTGGCGTCGAGGCCGGTGGCACCCCGGAGTTGGAGCTCGACCCGCAGCAGCAGGGCGTGCACGCGGCCGTGCGGGCGCGGTTCACGATCAGCCGGCCGGTCCTGTCCTGA
- the fdxA gene encoding ferredoxin: MTYIIAEPCVDVLDKACIEECPVDCIYEGNRMLYIHPDECVDCGACEPVCPVEAIFYEDDVPEQWKDYTGANYEFFEELGSPGGASKIGKVEKDATFVAAQPPRGEGH; encoded by the coding sequence GTGACCTACATCATCGCCGAGCCGTGCGTGGATGTGCTCGACAAGGCGTGCATCGAGGAATGCCCGGTCGACTGCATTTACGAGGGCAACCGGATGCTCTACATCCACCCCGACGAGTGCGTCGACTGTGGTGCCTGTGAGCCTGTCTGCCCGGTGGAGGCGATCTTCTACGAGGACGACGTCCCGGAGCAGTGGAAGGACTACACCGGCGCCAACTACGAATTCTTCGAGGAACTGGGCTCGCCCGGCGGGGCCTCGAAGATCGGCAAGGTGGAGAAGGACGCCACCTTCGTCGCCGCCCAGCCGCCCCGCGGCGAGGGCCACTGA
- a CDS encoding nucleoside/nucleotide kinase family protein, translating to MTVAQVLSVEALLERARGLADAGPRQLLGITGAPGAGKSTLATQVVEAVGPAAQLVPMDGFHLAQDELRRLGRELRKGSVDTFDANGYVSLLRRLRRKEPTSVWAPQFRRDLEEPIAGAIEVPPEVRLVVTEGNYLLIPNWPWDEIRALLHEAWFLDLDADLRRQRLVARHMAYGRSEQDARAWALGSDEANAALVADTADRADLVVRLAEPPPG from the coding sequence ATGACCGTCGCACAGGTGCTGTCGGTCGAGGCGCTGCTGGAGCGGGCCCGAGGGCTTGCCGACGCCGGCCCGAGGCAACTGCTCGGCATCACCGGGGCACCCGGTGCCGGCAAGTCCACGCTGGCCACGCAGGTGGTCGAGGCGGTCGGCCCGGCCGCCCAGCTGGTGCCGATGGACGGCTTCCACCTCGCTCAGGACGAGTTGCGTCGGCTCGGCCGCGAGCTGCGGAAGGGCTCGGTCGACACCTTCGACGCCAACGGCTACGTCTCGCTGCTGCGCCGGCTGCGGCGCAAGGAACCGACATCGGTCTGGGCGCCGCAGTTCCGTCGGGATCTGGAGGAGCCGATCGCGGGTGCGATCGAGGTGCCGCCGGAGGTCCGGCTGGTGGTCACCGAGGGCAACTACCTGTTGATCCCGAACTGGCCCTGGGACGAGATTCGCGCCCTGCTGCACGAGGCGTGGTTCCTGGACCTCGACGCCGACCTGCGGCGTCAGCGGCTGGTCGCCCGGCACATGGCCTACGGCCGGTCGGAGCAGGACGCCCGAGCCTGGGCGCTGGGCAGCGACGAGGCCAACGCGGCGCTGGTGGCCGACACCGCCGACCGTGCCGACCTGGTGGTACGCCTAGCCGAGCCCCCGCCGGGGTGA
- the mshB gene encoding N-acetyl-1-D-myo-inositol-2-amino-2-deoxy-alpha-D-glucopyranoside deacetylase, with protein MTVVTTLPDRRLLLVHAHPDDESIGTGSTMAHYSATGAHVTLVTCTLGEEGEIHVPELAGLAAAEADQLGGYRIAELATACAELGVTDHRFLGGAGRYRDSGMMGLSTNEHPRAFWGADLDEAAGYLLKIIREVRPQVVVTYDDNGFYGHPDHIQAHRVTMRAVELAAAEGLAPAKVYWTAMPQSVLEAGMTHFAETSDNPFAGIADATELPFCTPDEEIAARIDATEQHAAKEAAMRAHATQIPATSWLYSIAGNFGAEFMGVEYFTLALGEKGAGSGPYGWESDLFAGVDAVAPDAAGGPDVVGGPGRRPVTPAGHR; from the coding sequence GTGACCGTCGTGACGACGCTGCCTGACCGCCGCCTGCTGCTGGTCCACGCGCATCCCGACGACGAGTCCATCGGCACCGGCTCGACGATGGCCCACTACTCGGCCACGGGTGCCCACGTCACCCTGGTGACCTGCACGCTGGGCGAGGAGGGTGAGATCCACGTACCGGAGCTGGCCGGGCTCGCCGCGGCCGAGGCCGACCAGCTCGGCGGATACCGGATCGCCGAGCTGGCCACCGCCTGCGCCGAGCTGGGCGTCACCGACCACCGGTTTCTCGGCGGGGCCGGCCGCTACCGGGACTCCGGGATGATGGGCCTGTCGACAAACGAGCATCCCCGGGCCTTCTGGGGCGCCGACCTGGACGAGGCAGCCGGGTATCTGCTGAAGATCATCCGGGAGGTGCGCCCGCAGGTGGTCGTCACGTACGACGACAACGGCTTCTACGGCCATCCCGACCACATCCAGGCACACCGGGTGACCATGCGGGCCGTCGAGCTGGCCGCCGCCGAAGGACTCGCACCGGCGAAGGTCTACTGGACGGCGATGCCGCAGAGCGTCCTGGAGGCCGGCATGACGCACTTTGCGGAGACGTCGGACAACCCCTTCGCCGGCATCGCCGACGCCACCGAGCTGCCGTTCTGCACGCCGGACGAGGAGATCGCGGCCCGGATCGACGCCACCGAGCAGCACGCCGCGAAGGAGGCGGCGATGCGCGCCCATGCCACCCAGATCCCGGCCACCTCCTGGCTGTACTCGATCGCCGGCAACTTCGGCGCCGAGTTCATGGGGGTGGAGTACTTCACCCTGGCGCTGGGGGAGAAGGGGGCGGGCAGCGGCCCGTACGGCTGGGAGTCGGATCTGTTCGCCGGGGTGGACGCGGTAGCGCCGGACGCCGCCGGCGGCCCGGACGTCGTCGGCGGTCCCGGCCGTAGACCGGTCACCCCGGCCGGTCACCGGTGA
- the dapC gene encoding succinyldiaminopimelate transaminase, with the protein MLRGTGLARRGLEDRQGGEGRHLRRRPAAPRRGPLNRPAPVSSRLPEFTWDTLDAAATLAAAHPDGVINLSMGTPVDPVPQVIRQALADASDAPGYPLTAGTPALRDAIAGWVSRASGVGPDGFGVLPTIGSKELVAWLPTLLGVGPGDVVVVPSIAYPTYEDGARLAGATTVRTDSLTAVGPTSRVRLVWVNSPGNPTGRVLPATHLRKVVDWARERGAVVASDECYLPLGWDAEPVSVLSPEVCGGSYDSVLAVHSLSKRSNLAGYRAGFVAGDPALVAELLKIRKHAGMIVPAPVQAAMVAALRDERHADEQRKRYGARRETLRAAFVGAGFTVAHSEAGLYLWLTRGEDCWATVDWLARRGILVAAGVFYGPGGRQYVRAALTESDERIAAVAARLS; encoded by the coding sequence ATTCTTCGAGGAACTGGGCTCGCCCGGCGGGGCCTCGAAGATCGGCAAGGTGGAGAAGGACGCCACCTTCGTCGCCGCCCAGCCGCCCCGCGGCGAGGGCCACTGAACCGGCCCGCCCCGGTCTCGTCGCGGCTGCCCGAGTTCACCTGGGACACCCTGGACGCCGCGGCCACGCTGGCCGCGGCGCATCCGGACGGCGTGATCAACCTCTCCATGGGTACGCCTGTCGATCCGGTGCCGCAGGTGATCCGGCAGGCCCTGGCGGACGCCTCGGACGCGCCCGGCTATCCGCTGACCGCCGGCACCCCGGCGCTGCGGGACGCGATCGCGGGCTGGGTGTCGCGGGCCAGTGGCGTCGGCCCGGACGGGTTCGGGGTGCTGCCGACGATCGGCTCGAAGGAACTGGTGGCCTGGCTGCCCACCCTGCTCGGGGTGGGGCCCGGCGACGTCGTGGTGGTCCCGTCGATCGCCTACCCGACCTACGAGGACGGCGCGCGGTTGGCCGGGGCCACGACCGTACGCACCGACTCGCTGACCGCCGTCGGTCCGACGTCGCGGGTACGCCTGGTCTGGGTGAACTCGCCGGGTAACCCGACCGGCCGGGTGCTGCCCGCCACGCACCTGCGCAAGGTGGTGGACTGGGCGCGTGAGCGCGGTGCGGTGGTGGCCAGCGACGAGTGCTACCTGCCGTTGGGCTGGGACGCCGAGCCGGTGTCGGTGCTCTCGCCCGAGGTGTGCGGCGGCTCGTACGACTCCGTGCTGGCGGTGCACTCGCTGTCCAAGCGGTCCAACCTCGCCGGCTACCGGGCCGGGTTCGTGGCCGGCGACCCGGCTCTGGTGGCCGAGCTGCTCAAGATCCGTAAGCACGCGGGGATGATCGTGCCGGCGCCGGTGCAGGCGGCCATGGTGGCGGCCCTGCGCGACGAGCGGCACGCCGACGAGCAGCGGAAGCGGTACGGTGCCCGGCGCGAGACGCTGCGGGCGGCGTTCGTGGGCGCCGGTTTCACCGTGGCGCACTCCGAGGCGGGGCTCTACCTGTGGCTGACCCGGGGCGAGGACTGCTGGGCCACCGTCGACTGGCTGGCCCGACGGGGGATTCTGGTCGCCGCCGGTGTCTTCTACGGTCCCGGCGGGCGGCAGTACGTCCGCGCGGCGCTTACCGAGTCCGACGAGCGGATCGCCGCGGTCGCCGCCCGCCTGTCCTGA